A stretch of the Panicum virgatum strain AP13 chromosome 9N, P.virgatum_v5, whole genome shotgun sequence genome encodes the following:
- the LOC120689599 gene encoding protein MOS2-like, which translates to MEKEKKLSFSISSSKQRPPKPPSRPAAAADDDDAGPRSASAPAQQFVTEFDPSQTLAASGAPRAVIAPLPNSGNFLTHRPRKPSSLPTPEEEAALAAESGGGGPSFVLDTSNAPADPSSNIPYGLTLRNGATETAAAKESEKASPPTPPPAPPAAADATPAGDLMLRRYKEDMASLPDHRGIDEFNEMPVEGFGAALLAGYGWTEGKGIGRNNKTGDTKVVEYDRRAGTQGLGYNPSEVDPRKTRSGDWIVGEKKASENGSAKKRDRDSRDRMDDSDSSARKKRSGEQRAEKEARGKERNGQDSREGTSNGNDTRSKAIRWLQSHIRVRVVSEKLSKRLYLMKGKVVDVVGPTTCDIMMDDGSLAQGVEQDMLETVLPRTNGRVLVLYGKQKGMYGHLVEKNSVEEIGLVEDADTKDIVRIRYDQMAEYTGDPELLGY; encoded by the coding sequence cggacgaCGATGACGCTGGCCCACGGTCCGCGTCCGCCCCTGCCCAGCAGTTCGTCACCGAGTTCGACCcatcccaaaccctagccgcctccggcgcgccgcgcgccgtcaTCGCGCCGCTCCCCAACTCCGGCAACTTCCTCACCCACCGCCCCCGCAAGCCGTCCTCGCTCCCCACCCCCGAAGAGGAGGCCGCCCTCGCAGCGGAATCCGGCGGCGGGGGACCCTCGTTCGTGCTCGACACCTCCAACGCCCCCGCCGACCCATCATCCAACATCCCTTACGGCCTTACCCTCCGCAACGGCGCCACCGAGACCGCCGCTGCCAAGGAATCGGAGAAGGCGTCACCACCGACACCGCCTCCGGCTCCTCCAGCCGCAGCTGATGCCACCCCGGCCGGCGATCTCATGCTGCGGCGGTACAAGGAGGACATGGCTAGCCTTCCGGACCACCGTGGCATTGATGAGTTCAACGAGATGCCTGTGGAGGGATTCGGCGCAGCGCTACTGGCTGGATACGGCTGGACAGAGGGTAAGGGTATTGGTAGGAACAATAAGACCGGGGATACCAAGGTTGTTGAGTACGACCGCCGTGCTGGTACACAGGGGTTAGGCTACAACCCCTCCGAGGTTGACCCTCGCAAGACCCGCTCTGGCGACTGGATTGTTGGCGAGAAGAAGGCGTCTGAGAATGGGTCTGCGAAGAAGAGGGACAGAGATAGTAGAGATAGGATGGATGATAGTGATTCTAGCGCCCGGAAGAAGAGATCAGGTGAGCAAAGGGCTGAGAAGGAGGCCCGTGGAAAGGAGAGGAATGGACAGGATAGCCGAGAAGGCACAAGTAATGGCAATGATACTCGTAGCAAGGCCATCCGGTGGTTACAGAGCCATATCAGGGTTCGCGTAGTTAGCGAGAAGTTGAGTAAGAGGCTGTACTTGATGAAGGGTAAGGTCGTGGATGTAGTAGGACCAACAACATGTGACATTATGATGGATGATGGATCACTGGCGCAGGGGGTTGAACAGGATATGCTTGAAACTGTACTTCCACGGACAAATGGGCGAGTTCTCGTGCTCTATGGGAAGCAGAAGGGTATGTATGGGCACCTGGTTGAGAAGAATTCTGTAGAGGAGATTGGACTGGTGGAGGATGCAGATACAAAAGATATAGTGCGAATTAGATATGACCAGATGGCAGAATACACTGGAGACCCAGAGCTCCTTGGCTACTGA